The stretch of DNA ATCACGGTCAGCATCATGGGCTGGGCGGTGCTGGCGGCGGCGCCGGTTTTGGCGCTGCTGGGGGCGCGGCTGGCGCTGGGGGCCTATTGCCGGGCGCTGATGCCGGTGGGGGCGGTGGCGATCTCGACACAAAGCTCGCTCGCCAGCCTGCCCGCGATGCTGACCGCCTGCCGCAAGCTGGGGGTCAGCGGGGCCAGCGCGGAATTTGCCCTGCCGCTCTGCGTGGCGCTGTTCCGCGCGACCGGCCCGGCGATGAATCTGGCGGTGGCGATCTATGTCGCCAAGCTGACCGGGGTGACGCTTTCGCCCGCGATTCTGGTCGCGGGTGCCATTGTGGCGGCAATCACAGAGATCAGCTCGCCGTCCCTGCCCGGCGCGATCAGCTTTGTCTCGGCGGTGGGGCCGGTGGCGTTGGCGATGGGGGTGCCGATCGCCCCGCTGGCGCTGCTGGTGGCGGTGGACATGCTGCCCGATATCACCCGCACCGTCGGCAATGTGGCGATGGATGTGGTGGTGGCCGCACTGATCGATCGCGGCAGGCGGGAGGGCGAGGAGGCTTAATCCTCGCCCTCATCCTTGCTTTCGCGCGGCTCGATCGGCTTGCGGCTGGCGATCAGCCCCAGTTCGGTCAGGATCGCGCCGCTGGCGTCGCTGCTGGCGGTGTCGCTGTCACCCACCGGCTGGCCGCTGTCGATCAGCGTGGCCAGAGCGGCGCGGGCGCGGCCCACGCGGCTCTTGATCGTGCCCACCGCGCAGCCGCAGATCTCGGCGGCTTCCTCATAGGAAAAGCCGCCCGCGCCCACCAGCAGCAGCGCCTCGCGCCGCTCGGGCGCCAGCGTCAGCAGCGCGCGATGCAGGTCGGCCAGATGCAGCGGTGCCTCCTGCCCGGCGGGGGCGACGAGGATGCGCTCGGCGGTGGTGTCGTCGTAATCGCCGCGGAAGCGGTTGCGGCGCATTTCGGTGAGATAGATGTTGCGCAGGATGGTGAAGGTCCAGGCGCGCATCGAGGTGCCCGGCGTGAAGCGGTCACGCGCGGCCCAGGCACGCATCAGCGCCTCCTGCACCAGATCGTCGGCCAGATCGCTGCGCCCGCACAGACCACGCGCGAAGGCGCGCAGATGCGGGATCGTCGCGGTGAGTTCACGCTTGAAGGCGGTCGCATCCATCGGCTCGGGATTGGCCGACTGGGGATCAGCCATCGCTGTCATCCAGCCTGGAGAGCAGATCGGCGAAACTGTCGGGCAGCGGCTCGTCGACCACCTGCTCATACATGGCGCGCAGCGCATGGCTCAGGCCCGCCGCCATCTCTGGCGGGGCGGGCGGCACCGATGAAACGGCATCCTGAGGGGCGGGCGGGGGCGCCGACCCGGAGGGCGGGGTATCCTTGTCGGACATAGGCTCCTACTCTGGGGGCTCTTGCCTTGAATACAAGAGGGGCGGGGCGCCACTTGCCTGACGGGTTGCAGATTGTAAGCCCCACGGCAAGCACTTGTTCATTATAAAACCGAAGGCTAACATCCTGCAAAGCCGGGAACCAATCGGCCAACCACCGGTTGGCAGGTGAAAGCGGCTCTTCCGGCGGATGTGGGTACTGTCGCGAAGATTGAGCACAAAACGCTTTCCTGGAGGCGCCGGCGGGGTTGGACGTGGATCTGAGTGTTTCCGATCGTAACCTGGAACAACGTTGGTATGAGCGTTTTCCGCGCCTGGTGCCCATCTCCACCTTCGCCCTGACCATGGTGTTGACGGTGCTGAGCGTCTGGGCGCTCGAGCGTGTCGAGCAACAACGTCG from Novosphingobium sp. encodes:
- a CDS encoding sigma-70 family RNA polymerase sigma factor, with the translated sequence MADPQSANPEPMDATAFKRELTATIPHLRAFARGLCGRSDLADDLVQEALMRAWAARDRFTPGTSMRAWTFTILRNIYLTEMRRNRFRGDYDDTTAERILVAPAGQEAPLHLADLHRALLTLAPERREALLLVGAGGFSYEEAAEICGCAVGTIKSRVGRARAALATLIDSGQPVGDSDTASSDASGAILTELGLIASRKPIEPRESKDEGED
- a CDS encoding NepR family anti-sigma factor; this translates as MSDKDTPPSGSAPPPAPQDAVSSVPPAPPEMAAGLSHALRAMYEQVVDEPLPDSFADLLSRLDDSDG